The following proteins are encoded in a genomic region of Pseudomonas saponiphila:
- the purF gene encoding amidophosphoribosyltransferase, with translation MCGIVGIVGKSNVNQALYDALTVLQHRGQDAAGIVTSHDGRLFLRKDNGLVRDVFQQRHMQRLVGHMGIGHVRYPTAGSSTSAEAQPFYVNSPYGITLAHNGNLTNVEQLAKEIYESDLRHVNTNSDSEVLLNVFAHELAQRGKLQPTEEDVFAAVTDVHNRCVGGYAVVAMITGYGIVGFRDPHGIRPIVFGQRHTDEGVEYMIASESVSLDVLGFTLIRDLAPGEAVYITEEGKLYTRQCATNPQLTPCIFEHVYLARPDSIIDGVSVYKARLRMGEKLAEKILRERPQHDIDVVIPIPDTSRTAALELANHLGVKFREGFVKNRYIGRTFIMPGQAARKKSVRQKLNAIELEFRGKNVMLVDDSIVRGTTCKQIIQMAREAGAKNVYFCSAAPAVRYPNVYGIDMPSAHELIAHNRSTQDVADLIGADWLIYQDLPDLIEAVGGGKIKIENFDCAVFDGKYVTGDVDEAYLNKIENARNDASKAKTQAVSAIIDLYNN, from the coding sequence ATGTGTGGCATCGTCGGTATCGTCGGTAAGTCGAACGTCAATCAGGCGCTGTATGACGCGCTAACCGTCCTCCAGCACCGCGGCCAGGACGCTGCCGGTATCGTGACCAGCCATGATGGCCGGTTATTCCTGCGCAAGGACAATGGCCTGGTGCGTGATGTGTTCCAGCAACGGCACATGCAGCGCCTGGTGGGCCACATGGGTATTGGCCATGTGCGTTATCCAACCGCGGGCAGCTCGACCTCCGCCGAGGCTCAGCCGTTCTACGTCAACTCGCCTTATGGCATCACCCTGGCGCACAACGGCAACCTGACCAATGTTGAACAGTTGGCCAAGGAGATCTACGAGTCCGACCTGCGCCACGTCAACACCAACTCCGACTCCGAAGTGTTGCTCAACGTGTTCGCTCACGAGCTGGCCCAGCGCGGCAAGCTGCAACCGACCGAGGAAGACGTGTTTGCTGCGGTGACTGATGTGCACAACCGCTGCGTCGGTGGTTACGCGGTGGTGGCCATGATCACCGGTTACGGCATTGTCGGATTCCGTGATCCCCACGGCATCCGCCCGATCGTTTTCGGCCAGCGTCATACCGACGAAGGCGTGGAATACATGATCGCCTCGGAAAGCGTTTCCCTGGATGTATTGGGCTTTACCCTGATTCGCGACCTGGCCCCGGGCGAAGCGGTCTACATCACTGAAGAGGGCAAGCTCTACACCCGTCAGTGCGCGACCAACCCGCAGCTCACGCCGTGCATCTTCGAACACGTCTACCTGGCCCGTCCCGATTCGATCATCGACGGTGTCTCGGTGTACAAGGCGCGGCTGCGCATGGGCGAGAAGCTGGCCGAGAAGATCCTGCGCGAGCGTCCGCAGCACGATATCGACGTGGTGATTCCGATTCCCGACACCAGCCGTACCGCCGCGCTGGAGCTGGCCAACCACCTGGGGGTCAAGTTCCGCGAAGGTTTCGTCAAGAACCGCTACATCGGCCGGACCTTCATCATGCCGGGCCAGGCGGCGCGGAAAAAATCCGTACGCCAGAAGCTCAATGCCATCGAACTGGAGTTCCGCGGCAAGAACGTGATGCTGGTGGACGACTCCATCGTTCGCGGGACCACCTGCAAGCAGATCATCCAGATGGCCCGTGAAGCCGGCGCGAAGAACGTCTACTTCTGCTCGGCGGCTCCGGCGGTTCGTTACCCGAACGTCTACGGCATCGACATGCCAAGCGCCCATGAGTTGATTGCTCACAATCGTTCGACCCAGGACGTGGCTGACCTGATCGGTGCAGACTGGCTGATCTACCAGGATCTGCCGGACCTGATCGAGGCGGTCGGTGGTGGCAAGATCAAGATCGAGAACTTCGACTGCGCGGTGTTCGACGGCAAGTACGTCACCGGTGACGTCGACGAGGCCTATCTGAACAAGATCGAGAACGCTCGCAACGACGCGTCCAAGGCCAAGACCCAGGCGGTCAGCGCCATCATCGATCTGTACAACAACTGA
- a CDS encoding CvpA family protein: protein MPFTWVDWAIVAIIAISALISLSRGFVKEALSLLTWIIAGVVAWMFGGSLSEYLGGYIETPSARVIAGCAIMFVATLLVGAMVNYLIGELIRVTGLSGTDRFLGMAFGAARGALLVVVAVGLLSLGPVQQDSWWQQSRLVPQFLLVADWSKNLILGWSSQWLASGISVPAEIPFKEHLLPAKTPQ, encoded by the coding sequence GTGCCATTTACCTGGGTTGACTGGGCGATCGTTGCAATAATCGCTATCTCCGCTTTGATCAGCTTGAGCCGCGGTTTCGTCAAAGAAGCCTTGTCGTTGCTTACCTGGATCATCGCAGGAGTCGTTGCCTGGATGTTTGGTGGCTCACTGTCCGAGTACCTCGGCGGTTATATCGAAACTCCCTCGGCTCGCGTGATCGCGGGCTGCGCAATCATGTTTGTCGCCACCTTGCTGGTGGGGGCAATGGTCAACTATCTCATCGGCGAATTGATTCGCGTCACCGGCCTTTCCGGGACCGATCGATTCCTCGGCATGGCCTTCGGCGCTGCGCGTGGCGCGCTGCTGGTGGTCGTGGCGGTCGGGCTCCTGAGCCTGGGGCCGGTACAGCAGGATTCCTGGTGGCAACAGTCGCGGCTGGTGCCACAATTTCTATTGGTCGCAGACTGGTCCAAGAACCTCATCCTGGGGTGGAGCAGTCAGTGGCTGGCCAGCGGTATCAGCGTACCCGCTGAAATACCGTTCAAGGAGCACCTCTTACCGGCCAAAACGCCTCAGTAA
- a CDS encoding SPOR domain-containing protein has protein sequence MAMLDNVYKQRMVGALVLVALAVIFLPMLFSREDEQRHVAVEAPPVPQASAMPQVQVEPVVVPEPKALPQEPVPVEEPVVQQVAPSMPIAPSAPAVAPAPVVASKPVPKPAPVPAPAPAPAQPIAAAKPDTSQSRIDANGLSVSWSVQLASLSSRESAENLQKTLRSQGYNAYIRSAEGKNRVFVGPLIERAEADRLRDLLGRQHNLKGFVVRFQPERG, from the coding sequence ATGGCAATGCTGGATAACGTCTACAAGCAGCGAATGGTTGGAGCACTGGTTCTGGTGGCGTTGGCGGTGATCTTCCTGCCGATGTTGTTCTCGCGCGAGGATGAGCAGCGCCACGTAGCGGTTGAAGCACCTCCTGTGCCGCAGGCCTCGGCCATGCCGCAGGTCCAGGTTGAGCCTGTGGTGGTTCCCGAGCCCAAGGCGTTGCCTCAGGAGCCGGTGCCTGTCGAGGAGCCGGTGGTGCAGCAGGTTGCGCCTTCCATGCCGATTGCCCCGAGTGCGCCGGCGGTTGCTCCGGCGCCTGTGGTGGCCAGTAAACCGGTGCCAAAGCCTGCGCCTGTTCCGGCCCCAGCCCCAGCCCCGGCCCAGCCGATTGCCGCCGCCAAGCCTGACACCAGTCAGAGTCGGATCGACGCCAATGGCCTGTCTGTCAGCTGGTCGGTGCAGTTGGCCAGCCTGTCGAGCCGTGAAAGCGCCGAAAACCTGCAGAAGACCCTGCGCAGTCAAGGCTATAACGCCTATATCCGTTCTGCCGAAGGCAAGAACCGGGTATTTGTCGGACCGCTGATCGAGCGTGCCGAGGCTGATCGTCTGCGTGACCTGCTGGGTCGTCAGCACAACCTCAAGGGGTTTGTGGTGCGTTTCCAGCCGGAACGTGGCTGA
- the folC gene encoding bifunctional tetrahydrofolate synthase/dihydrofolate synthase, which yields MTQRTLGDWLAYLEQLHPSAIDMGLERSQQVVARMGLGKPAPRVITVTGTNGKGSTCAFVASLLRAQGLRVGVYSSPHLLRYNERVQVNGLEASDQQLCEAFAAVEAGRGDTSLTYFEMGTLAAFWLFQRAALDAVVLEVGLGGRLDAVNLVDADLALVTSIGVDHIEYLGDSRESVAFEKAGIFRAGAPALCGDLNPPQPLLDKARELGCPFFLRGRDFDLALTEKHWQWRGLDAQGHQVELRDLPLLDLPMENAALALQAYLLTGLPWQPEQIGAALQRTRVTGRLDRRQVEWQGKRLSLLLDVGHNPHAAQYLAERLARRPLNGRRLAVFGLLADKDLPGVVGCLQSSVQSWAVAPLDSPRARPVRDLQDALEGLGASVASYASVAAALEAQCAQATTDDEILLFGSFYCVAEALEWLARRSTEEAAHGNAG from the coding sequence ATGACCCAACGTACCCTGGGCGATTGGCTCGCCTACCTTGAGCAGTTGCACCCTTCGGCCATCGACATGGGGCTGGAGCGCTCGCAACAGGTGGTGGCCCGGATGGGGCTGGGCAAGCCGGCGCCTCGGGTGATCACGGTTACCGGAACCAACGGCAAGGGCTCTACCTGCGCCTTTGTCGCCTCCCTGCTGCGAGCCCAGGGCTTGCGAGTGGGGGTCTACAGCTCACCGCACCTGCTGCGTTACAACGAGCGGGTGCAGGTCAATGGCCTTGAGGCTTCCGATCAGCAGCTGTGTGAAGCCTTTGCGGCGGTAGAGGCGGGGCGCGGTGATACTTCCCTGACCTATTTCGAAATGGGCACGCTGGCGGCGTTCTGGCTGTTCCAGCGGGCGGCGCTGGATGCGGTGGTACTGGAGGTCGGTCTGGGCGGGCGCCTGGATGCGGTCAATCTGGTGGATGCCGACCTGGCGCTGGTGACCAGCATTGGGGTCGATCATATCGAGTACCTGGGGGATTCCCGGGAGTCGGTGGCCTTTGAGAAGGCCGGGATCTTCCGTGCCGGCGCGCCCGCGTTGTGTGGCGACCTGAATCCGCCGCAGCCGCTGCTGGACAAGGCGCGGGAGCTGGGCTGTCCGTTTTTCCTCCGGGGGCGGGATTTCGATCTGGCACTTACCGAGAAGCATTGGCAGTGGCGCGGCCTGGATGCCCAGGGCCATCAGGTCGAGCTGCGGGATCTGCCGTTGCTTGATCTGCCCATGGAGAACGCGGCGCTGGCCTTGCAGGCTTATCTGCTCACCGGGTTGCCCTGGCAGCCTGAGCAAATTGGCGCGGCGTTGCAGCGGACCCGGGTTACCGGACGCCTGGATCGTAGGCAGGTCGAATGGCAGGGCAAGCGCCTGAGCCTGCTCCTGGATGTGGGGCACAACCCCCATGCCGCGCAGTACCTGGCCGAGCGCCTGGCACGTCGACCGCTGAACGGTCGGCGCCTGGCGGTATTTGGCCTGCTGGCGGACAAGGATCTGCCAGGAGTGGTGGGGTGTCTGCAGTCTTCGGTCCAGAGCTGGGCGGTGGCGCCGCTGGATTCGCCCAGGGCGCGTCCGGTGCGGGATCTGCAGGACGCACTGGAGGGTCTTGGCGCTTCGGTAGCGTCTTACGCCAGTGTTGCGGCGGCATTGGAAGCGCAATGCGCGCAAGCGACCACGGATGATGAAATTCTGCTGTTCGGATCTTTTTATTGTGTCGCCGAGGCGCTTGAGTGGCTCGCCCGGCGCTCCACGGAGGAAGCTGCACATGGCAATGCTGGATAA
- the accD gene encoding acetyl-CoA carboxylase, carboxyltransferase subunit beta yields MSNWLVDKLIPSIMRSEVKKSSVPEGLWHKCPSCEAVLYRPELEKTLDVCPKCNHHMRIGARARIDIFLDAEGRAELGADLEPVDRLKFRDGKKYKDRLTAAQKQTGEKDALISMSGTLLGMPVVVSAFEFSFMGGSMGAIVGERFVRAANYALENRCPMICFSASGGARMQEALISLMQMAKTSAVLARLREEGIPFVSVLTDPVYGGVSASLAMLGDVIVAEPKALVGFAGPRVIEQTVREKLPEGFQRSEFLLEHGAIDMIISRQELRPRLGNLLAQLMGLPTPEFVAAPVEPIVVPPAPANL; encoded by the coding sequence ATGAGCAACTGGTTAGTAGACAAACTGATCCCTTCGATCATGCGTTCCGAGGTGAAGAAAAGCTCGGTGCCTGAAGGTCTGTGGCACAAGTGCCCATCCTGCGAGGCGGTGCTTTATCGCCCGGAGCTGGAAAAGACCCTGGATGTTTGCCCCAAGTGCAATCACCACATGCGTATCGGCGCGCGGGCGCGCATCGACATCTTCCTGGATGCCGAGGGGCGTGCCGAGCTGGGCGCCGATCTGGAGCCAGTGGATCGCCTGAAGTTTCGTGACGGCAAGAAGTACAAGGACCGCCTGACCGCGGCACAGAAGCAGACTGGCGAGAAGGACGCGCTGATTTCCATGAGCGGCACCCTGCTGGGCATGCCGGTGGTGGTCTCGGCCTTTGAGTTCTCCTTCATGGGCGGCTCCATGGGGGCGATCGTCGGCGAGCGTTTTGTTCGTGCGGCCAACTACGCCCTGGAAAACCGTTGCCCGATGATCTGCTTCTCCGCCTCTGGTGGTGCACGGATGCAGGAAGCGCTGATTTCCCTGATGCAGATGGCCAAGACTTCCGCGGTACTGGCACGCCTGCGTGAAGAAGGTATTCCCTTCGTCTCCGTGCTGACCGACCCGGTCTACGGCGGGGTATCCGCCAGCCTGGCCATGCTGGGTGACGTAATTGTCGCCGAGCCCAAGGCTCTGGTGGGCTTTGCCGGTCCGCGGGTCATCGAGCAGACCGTGCGGGAAAAACTGCCTGAGGGCTTCCAGCGCAGTGAGTTCCTCCTGGAGCATGGGGCGATCGACATGATCATTTCCCGTCAGGAGTTGCGTCCGCGCCTGGGCAACCTGCTGGCCCAACTGATGGGCCTGCCGACGCCTGAATTTGTCGCGGCACCCGTTGAACCTATTGTGGTTCCGCCGGCTCCAGCAAACCTATGA
- a CDS encoding phosphoribosylanthranilate isomerase, whose amino-acid sequence MSAVRSKICGITRIEDALAAVKAGADAIGLVFYAKSPRAVSVQQARAIIAALPPFVTTVGLFVNASRCELGEILDAVPLDLLQFHGDESAADCAGYHRPYIKALRVKAGDDIAAACLAYPQASGILLDTYVEGVPGGTGEAFDWSLVPRQVSKPIILAGGLSAQNVAQAIAQVRPYAVDVSGGVEQSKGIKDPAKIRAFMQAVRRSSESM is encoded by the coding sequence ATGTCAGCTGTTCGCAGCAAGATTTGCGGGATTACCCGCATAGAAGACGCGTTGGCGGCCGTGAAGGCGGGGGCTGACGCCATTGGCCTGGTGTTCTATGCCAAGAGTCCGCGGGCGGTGTCGGTGCAGCAGGCGCGGGCGATCATCGCCGCCTTGCCGCCGTTCGTGACCACGGTCGGGCTGTTCGTTAATGCCAGTCGTTGCGAGCTAGGGGAGATCCTCGATGCCGTACCGCTGGATCTGCTGCAGTTTCACGGCGATGAGTCGGCGGCCGATTGCGCCGGCTATCACCGTCCCTATATCAAGGCGCTGCGGGTCAAGGCCGGAGACGATATTGCTGCGGCTTGCCTGGCGTATCCGCAGGCCAGCGGAATTCTGCTGGATACCTATGTCGAGGGCGTGCCGGGGGGAACTGGCGAGGCTTTTGACTGGTCACTGGTTCCTCGGCAAGTGAGCAAGCCGATCATCCTGGCCGGCGGCCTCAGTGCGCAGAACGTTGCCCAGGCCATTGCCCAGGTTCGTCCTTATGCAGTGGATGTCAGTGGCGGAGTCGAGCAGAGCAAGGGCATCAAGGATCCGGCCAAGATCCGGGCATTTATGCAGGCCGTGCGTCGCAGCAGTGAGTCGATGTGA
- the truA gene encoding tRNA pseudouridine(38-40) synthase TruA produces MAAEGFSRIALGVEYKGSRYRGWQRQATGVPSVQETLEKALSRVADSPVLVSCAGRTDAGVHACGQVVHFDTQAVRSMKAWVMGANINLPHDISVSWAQEMPAHFHARFKAIARRYRYVIYNDQIRPAHLNEEVTWNHRPLDTERMAQAAQFLLGTHDFSAFRAGQCQAKSPIKEIHHLRVTRHGKMIVLDIRASAFLHHMVRNIAGVLMTIGAGERPVEWAREVLESRVRRAGGVTAHPFGLYLVQVEYKDEFALPERYIGPHFLTGWPELDG; encoded by the coding sequence ATGGCCGCCGAAGGCTTTTCCCGCATTGCTCTGGGTGTTGAATACAAGGGGTCGCGCTATCGCGGTTGGCAGCGTCAGGCTACTGGTGTGCCCAGCGTCCAGGAAACTCTGGAGAAAGCCTTGTCCAGAGTCGCGGACTCTCCCGTGCTGGTGTCCTGTGCGGGGCGCACTGATGCTGGTGTGCATGCCTGCGGTCAGGTGGTGCATTTCGACACCCAGGCCGTGCGTTCGATGAAAGCATGGGTGATGGGGGCCAATATCAACCTGCCCCACGACATCAGTGTCAGTTGGGCTCAGGAAATGCCCGCGCATTTCCATGCGCGGTTCAAGGCCATAGCCCGGCGCTATCGCTATGTGATCTACAACGATCAGATCCGTCCGGCTCATCTCAACGAAGAGGTCACCTGGAATCACCGCCCCCTGGATACCGAGCGCATGGCCCAGGCCGCGCAGTTTCTGTTGGGTACCCATGATTTCAGCGCCTTTCGGGCGGGGCAGTGCCAGGCCAAGTCGCCGATCAAGGAGATTCATCACCTGCGGGTTACCCGGCACGGCAAGATGATCGTCCTGGATATTCGTGCCAGTGCCTTCCTGCACCACATGGTGCGCAACATTGCCGGGGTCTTGATGACCATTGGCGCCGGCGAGCGTCCGGTGGAGTGGGCGCGGGAAGTGTTGGAGAGTCGGGTTCGTCGCGCGGGAGGGGTCACTGCCCATCCTTTTGGCCTGTACCTGGTTCAGGTCGAGTACAAGGACGAGTTTGCGCTGCCGGAGCGCTACATCGGGCCACATTTCCTTACCGGTTGGCCTGAACTTGACGGCTGA
- a CDS encoding FimV/HubP family polar landmark protein: protein MVQVRKLVLAIAAASALSSGMAQALGLGELTLKSSLNQPLVAEIELLDIKDLTAAEVVPSLAPAEEFAKAGVDRQAFLNDLSFTPVLNPGGKSVLRVTSSQPLSEPMVKFLVQVMWPNGRLLRDYSVLLDPSKFSPQAAAAAQAAPVAGPAVNAPVTRGNKVSKPAQYTTAARDTLWEIAAKNRNGASIQQTMLAIQALNPDAFIDGNINRLKAGRVLRLPDVVQSTALAQPKAIAEVAAQNAAWRQGRRAGARSQQQVDATRRAGADKAPKQVNTKDNLSLVSAESGKARGKGAAGDSKALNNKLAVTQESLDATRRDNAELKERMADLQSQLDKLQRLIELKNNQLAKLQADGAAPAAQPVPAMPAELVAKPEAAAPVVAPVVPAAPVSEPAAAPAVDEVAKTDEDKYGDLLTNPILLGLVGGGAVVAVLLLLLLLARRRKAQQEAEKHLRMARALSEESNDFTEELELPEGSFEGLEVPPPSVKLAPAPAPAPAPAPAPAPAPAVAPIPAAPVERATDVLGQAQNHIDGGRLNQAAALLEEAVKLEPQRSDLRLKLMEVYAHQGDRSAFVAEERQLVANGDNHAQVEQLKSRFPAMVAVAATAGLAAAAVAAELDAQYVKELLDEPQSPEPAAPVEGLDADFDLSLDDLEAASPAVVVSEPAIELEDFPLDDDLSFGSVLEQQTAAQESLDDLGDFDLDLGADLPAATQDDEDFLLSLEDDLKDVPAGDVPTVTEAALDDLDLSADFDLSLADEMDGATEAKDAFASELDDVNAELDRLAQSLDQPEPAVPSFTAEDAAAVPEEADFDFLSGSDEVATKLDLAQAYIDMGDNDGARDILGEVLSEGSEGQKSEAQEMLARLA from the coding sequence ATGGTTCAAGTTCGCAAACTGGTGTTAGCAATAGCGGCCGCCTCGGCGCTGTCCTCCGGTATGGCGCAGGCGCTTGGGCTTGGGGAGCTGACCCTGAAGTCGAGTCTGAACCAGCCTTTGGTAGCCGAAATCGAATTGCTCGATATCAAGGACCTGACTGCCGCTGAAGTGGTACCCAGCCTGGCCCCGGCAGAAGAGTTCGCCAAGGCCGGCGTCGATCGTCAGGCCTTTCTCAATGACCTGAGTTTTACCCCCGTTCTCAATCCCGGCGGCAAGAGTGTGCTGCGGGTGACTTCGAGCCAGCCGCTGTCCGAGCCGATGGTCAAGTTCCTGGTGCAGGTGATGTGGCCCAACGGCCGCCTGCTGCGCGATTACAGCGTGCTGCTGGATCCTTCGAAATTTTCCCCGCAAGCTGCCGCTGCCGCCCAGGCTGCTCCGGTCGCAGGTCCGGCGGTGAATGCCCCGGTTACCCGGGGCAACAAAGTCAGCAAACCTGCGCAATACACCACCGCAGCCCGCGACACGCTGTGGGAGATCGCCGCGAAGAATCGCAATGGCGCGTCGATCCAGCAAACCATGCTCGCAATCCAGGCGTTGAACCCGGATGCCTTTATCGACGGCAACATCAATCGATTGAAAGCTGGCAGGGTCCTGCGTCTGCCTGACGTAGTACAGAGCACGGCATTGGCGCAGCCCAAGGCCATTGCCGAGGTGGCTGCACAAAACGCGGCCTGGCGCCAGGGGCGTCGTGCCGGAGCCCGCAGTCAGCAGCAGGTGGACGCCACCCGTCGTGCCGGTGCTGACAAGGCGCCCAAGCAGGTCAATACCAAGGACAACTTGAGCCTGGTCTCGGCGGAAAGCGGCAAGGCGCGGGGCAAGGGGGCGGCAGGTGACAGCAAGGCGCTGAACAACAAGCTGGCGGTGACTCAGGAAAGTCTCGACGCGACCCGTCGCGACAACGCCGAGCTCAAGGAGCGTATGGCGGATCTGCAGAGCCAGCTGGACAAGCTGCAGCGTCTGATCGAGTTGAAGAACAACCAGTTGGCCAAACTGCAGGCCGACGGCGCGGCGCCGGCTGCTCAGCCTGTACCGGCGATGCCTGCCGAGCTGGTGGCCAAGCCTGAGGCTGCGGCCCCGGTAGTGGCGCCAGTGGTTCCTGCGGCGCCAGTCAGCGAACCGGCTGCCGCTCCGGCAGTGGATGAGGTAGCCAAGACCGACGAAGACAAATATGGCGACCTGCTGACCAACCCGATCCTGCTGGGACTGGTAGGCGGCGGTGCGGTAGTGGCGGTTCTGTTGCTGTTGCTGTTGCTTGCGCGTCGACGCAAGGCCCAGCAGGAAGCGGAAAAGCACCTGCGCATGGCGCGGGCCTTGTCCGAGGAAAGCAATGACTTCACCGAGGAGCTGGAATTGCCGGAAGGCAGTTTCGAAGGCCTTGAAGTTCCACCACCGAGCGTCAAGCTGGCTCCAGCTCCAGCTCCAGCTCCAGCTCCAGCTCCAGCTCCAGCTCCAGCTCCGGCGGTGGCACCCATCCCGGCGGCACCGGTGGAGCGAGCCACGGACGTGCTGGGCCAGGCACAGAATCATATCGACGGTGGTCGTCTGAACCAGGCCGCTGCGCTGCTTGAAGAGGCGGTCAAGCTGGAGCCGCAGCGCAGTGATCTGCGCCTCAAGCTGATGGAGGTCTACGCGCATCAGGGTGATCGCAGCGCCTTTGTCGCCGAGGAGCGGCAACTGGTGGCCAATGGCGATAACCATGCCCAGGTCGAACAGCTCAAAAGCCGTTTCCCGGCGATGGTCGCAGTGGCTGCAACTGCTGGTCTGGCGGCCGCCGCGGTGGCGGCGGAGCTGGATGCCCAGTACGTCAAGGAGCTGTTGGACGAGCCGCAGTCCCCTGAGCCTGCTGCTCCTGTCGAGGGGCTGGATGCGGACTTCGACCTGAGCCTGGACGATCTGGAAGCAGCCTCGCCTGCGGTCGTGGTGTCCGAGCCTGCGATCGAGCTGGAAGACTTCCCGCTGGATGATGACCTGAGTTTCGGTTCGGTCCTGGAGCAGCAGACCGCCGCGCAGGAAAGCCTGGATGATCTTGGTGACTTCGATTTGGACCTGGGGGCCGATCTGCCCGCAGCGACCCAGGACGATGAGGATTTCCTGCTGAGCCTTGAGGATGATCTCAAGGATGTGCCGGCTGGCGATGTGCCTACCGTTACGGAAGCGGCGCTGGATGATCTGGACTTGTCGGCGGATTTCGATCTGTCCCTGGCCGATGAGATGGATGGGGCCACCGAGGCCAAGGATGCGTTCGCTTCCGAGCTGGATGATGTCAACGCCGAGCTGGATCGTCTGGCACAGAGTCTGGATCAGCCTGAGCCGGCGGTGCCGAGTTTCACGGCTGAAGATGCAGCGGCGGTGCCTGAAGAGGCCGACTTCGACTTCCTTTCCGGCAGCGATGAAGTGGCCACCAAGCTCGATCTGGCTCAGGCCTATATCGATATGGGTGACAACGACGGCGCGCGGGACATCCTTGGCGAAGTGCTCAGCGAAGGCAGTGAAGGGCAGAAGAGTGAAGCCCAGGAAATGCTGGCGCGACTGGCCTGA
- a CDS encoding aspartate-semialdehyde dehydrogenase: MTPSFDIAVIGATGTVGETLVQVLEERDFPIANLHLLASSESAGHSVPFRGKNVRVREVDEFDFSKVQLAFFAAGPAVTLSFAPRATAANCAVIDLAGALPSTQAPNVVPEANAQVLVGLPKPVQLSSPSAAATALAVALAPLQDLLDIQRVSLTASLAISSQGREAVSELARQTAELLNVRPLEPRFFDRQVAFNLLAQVGTPDAQGHTLLEKRLVRELREVLGQPLLKISVTCIQAPVFFGDSYSVTLQSGADVDLAAVNAALEAAPGLELVEAGDYPTAVGDAVGQDVVYVGRVRSGIDDAAELNLWLTSDNVRKGAALNAVQLAELLIKDLL, translated from the coding sequence ATGACTCCATCCTTTGATATTGCCGTGATCGGTGCCACCGGTACCGTTGGCGAAACCCTGGTGCAGGTACTCGAAGAGCGCGATTTCCCGATTGCCAACCTGCACCTGCTGGCCAGCAGCGAGTCGGCCGGTCATTCGGTGCCGTTTCGCGGCAAGAACGTGCGTGTGCGTGAGGTCGACGAATTCGATTTCAGCAAGGTGCAACTGGCATTTTTTGCCGCAGGTCCAGCGGTAACCCTGAGCTTCGCGCCTCGTGCTACCGCGGCCAACTGCGCAGTGATCGACCTTGCCGGCGCTTTGCCGTCGACCCAGGCGCCCAATGTCGTGCCTGAGGCCAACGCCCAGGTGCTGGTCGGCCTGCCCAAGCCCGTGCAGCTGAGCAGCCCTAGTGCCGCGGCGACCGCTTTGGCGGTGGCTCTGGCGCCTTTGCAGGACTTGCTGGACATTCAGCGGGTGAGCCTGACCGCCAGTCTGGCCATCTCCAGCCAGGGGCGTGAGGCAGTCAGCGAACTGGCTCGACAAACCGCCGAGCTGTTGAATGTACGCCCGCTGGAGCCGCGCTTCTTTGACCGCCAGGTGGCCTTCAATCTGCTGGCCCAGGTTGGCACGCCGGATGCCCAGGGTCATACCCTGTTGGAAAAGCGCCTGGTCAGGGAACTGCGTGAAGTGCTGGGGCAGCCTTTATTAAAGATTTCTGTCACTTGCATTCAAGCGCCGGTGTTTTTTGGCGATAGCTATAGCGTGACTCTGCAGTCGGGTGCCGATGTCGATCTGGCGGCGGTAAACGCGGCGCTGGAGGCCGCTCCGGGCCTGGAATTGGTGGAAGCCGGTGATTATCCCACCGCTGTGGGTGACGCCGTGGGCCAGGACGTAGTCTATGTGGGGCGGGTTCGTTCCGGCATCGATGATGCGGCGGAACTGAATCTGTGGCTGACCTCGGACAATGTCCGCAAAGGTGCGGCCTTGAACGCTGTGCAGCTGGCTGAATTGTTGATAAAAGACCTGCTGTAA